The Georgenia sp. TF02-10 genome window below encodes:
- a CDS encoding TetR/AcrR family transcriptional regulator: protein MRQPTVPPPAAETATVESATVAPAPVLEPGPGRPRRDQILDAAAELFARRGFHGVPITELGAAVGISGPGLYRHFASKEAVLAEMLVGISERLLGGARERLAVAGDPADRLRALVDWHVEFALDHPTLITIQSRDLDALAAPERRRVRRLQRDYVEIWVGAVTAARPGTAETTARSAAHAVLGLINSTPHSAGPSRRATGELLRQMALAALLAPPTLGGT, encoded by the coding sequence ATGCGCCAGCCGACCGTCCCGCCGCCGGCCGCAGAGACCGCGACCGTGGAGAGCGCGACCGTGGCGCCGGCCCCGGTCCTCGAGCCCGGCCCGGGCCGGCCGCGGCGGGACCAGATCCTCGACGCCGCGGCCGAGCTGTTCGCCCGCAGGGGCTTCCACGGGGTGCCGATCACCGAGCTCGGCGCGGCGGTGGGCATCTCCGGGCCGGGGCTCTACCGGCACTTCGCCAGCAAGGAGGCGGTGCTCGCCGAGATGCTCGTCGGGATCAGCGAGCGGCTGCTCGGCGGCGCCCGGGAGCGGCTCGCCGTCGCCGGCGACCCGGCGGACCGGCTGCGGGCGCTGGTCGACTGGCACGTGGAGTTCGCCCTGGACCACCCCACGCTGATCACCATCCAGTCCCGGGACCTGGACGCCCTGGCGGCGCCGGAGCGGCGCCGGGTGCGCCGGCTCCAGCGCGACTACGTGGAGATCTGGGTCGGCGCGGTCACCGCCGCCCGGCCGGGCACGGCGGAGACCACCGCCCGGTCGGCCGCGCACGCCGTCCTCGGCCTGATCAACTCCACCCCGCACAGCGCCGGCCCGTCCCGCCGGGCCACCGGCGAGCTGCTGCGCCAGATGGCCCTGGCCGCGCTGCTCGCCCCGCCGACGCTCGGGGGGACCTGA
- a CDS encoding carboxyl transferase domain-containing protein — MATTASRTTSLAELVAELHERLALVRQGGPPAARARHVARGKLLVRERVDRLLDPGSPFLELGALAAWDMYDGEVPSAGLVTGIGLVAGRPCVVVANDATVKGGTYYPMTVKKHLRAQEVAAANHLPCLYLVDSGGAYLPLQDEVFPDRDHFGRIFYHQAHLSARGIPQLAAVLGSCTAGGAYVPAMSDETVIVRGQGTIFLGGPPLVRAATGEVVTAEELGGGDVHAHTSGVVDHLAADDGEALAVLRGAVATLERPRPATLHQEAPEEPAEDPAGLADVVPPDVRTPYDVREVIRRVVDGSRLHEFKARYAETLVCGFARIWGYPVGIVANNGILFGESALKGAHFVQLCNQRGVPLVFLQNISGFMVGKAYEHAGIAKDGAKLVTAVACSVVPKFTVIIGGSFGAGNYGMGGRAFDPRQLWMWPNARISVMGGEQAAAVLATVRAEGARARGEAWGPAEEEALTAPVREQYERQGSPYYSTARLWDDGVIDPADTRRVLGLGLAAAAHAPLPEPGYGVFRM; from the coding sequence ATGGCGACGACGGCGTCGCGGACCACGAGCCTGGCCGAGCTCGTCGCCGAGCTGCACGAGCGGCTGGCCCTGGTGCGCCAGGGCGGCCCGCCGGCGGCCCGGGCCCGGCACGTCGCCCGCGGCAAGCTGCTCGTGCGCGAGCGGGTCGACCGCCTGCTCGACCCCGGCTCCCCCTTCCTCGAGCTCGGTGCGCTCGCCGCCTGGGACATGTACGACGGCGAGGTGCCGTCCGCCGGGCTGGTCACCGGGATCGGGCTGGTCGCCGGCCGGCCGTGCGTCGTCGTCGCCAACGACGCCACGGTCAAGGGCGGCACGTACTACCCGATGACCGTCAAGAAGCACCTGCGCGCCCAGGAGGTGGCCGCGGCCAACCACCTGCCCTGCCTGTACCTGGTCGACTCCGGCGGGGCGTACCTGCCGCTGCAGGACGAGGTCTTCCCCGACCGGGACCACTTCGGGCGGATCTTCTACCACCAGGCCCACCTGTCCGCCCGCGGGATCCCCCAGCTCGCCGCGGTCCTCGGCTCGTGCACCGCCGGCGGGGCGTACGTGCCGGCGATGTCCGACGAGACCGTCATCGTCCGCGGGCAGGGCACCATCTTCCTCGGCGGGCCGCCGCTGGTCCGGGCCGCGACCGGGGAGGTGGTCACCGCCGAGGAGCTCGGCGGCGGGGACGTGCACGCCCACACCTCCGGCGTGGTGGACCACCTCGCGGCGGACGACGGCGAGGCGCTGGCGGTCCTGCGCGGCGCCGTCGCCACGCTCGAGCGGCCCCGCCCGGCCACCCTGCACCAGGAGGCGCCCGAGGAGCCCGCCGAGGACCCGGCCGGGCTGGCCGACGTCGTCCCGCCGGACGTGCGCACCCCCTACGACGTGCGGGAGGTCATCCGCCGGGTGGTCGACGGCTCCCGGCTGCACGAGTTCAAGGCCCGCTACGCCGAGACCCTGGTGTGCGGGTTCGCCCGCATCTGGGGCTACCCGGTCGGGATCGTCGCGAACAACGGGATCCTGTTCGGGGAGTCCGCGCTCAAGGGCGCGCACTTCGTCCAGCTGTGCAACCAGCGCGGGGTGCCGCTGGTCTTCCTGCAGAACATCAGCGGCTTCATGGTCGGCAAGGCCTACGAGCACGCCGGCATCGCCAAGGACGGCGCCAAGCTCGTCACCGCCGTCGCCTGCTCGGTGGTCCCGAAGTTCACCGTGATCATCGGCGGCTCCTTCGGCGCCGGGAACTACGGGATGGGCGGGCGGGCCTTCGACCCGCGCCAGCTGTGGATGTGGCCGAACGCCCGCATCTCGGTCATGGGCGGGGAGCAGGCCGCGGCGGTCCTGGCCACCGTGCGCGCGGAGGGCGCCCGGGCCCGCGGCGAGGCCTGGGGCCCGGCCGAGGAGGAGGCCCTCACCGCCCCGGTCCGGGAGCAGTACGAGCGGCAGGGCTCGCCGTACTACTCCACCGCCCGGCTGTGGGACGACGGCGTGATCGACCCGGCCGACACCCGCCGGGTCCTCGGCCTGGGCCTGGCCGCCGCCGCGCACGCCCCGCTGCCCGAGCCGGGCTACGGCGTCTTCCGGATGTGA